One segment of Coffea arabica cultivar ET-39 chromosome 7c, Coffea Arabica ET-39 HiFi, whole genome shotgun sequence DNA contains the following:
- the LOC113698108 gene encoding cysteine-rich receptor-like protein kinase 42 isoform X1: protein MQFSSANSVYLASGLIFVLKFFPFLSFANPQFHEAGLICGQNIAPINTSYNIPRSSEVVEEIESEVMGEIESLVIKNGWGLYAGNKTNISFYALAQCYQDLAPVDCYFCYLTSRGIRHEACGRAASGRVYMDGCFLRFDNYNFFDESVDTTKGISNCSSRSAGVLSVEDVENFGKNVVKLIDKVTSVALKNGGFAVKGLNGVFGLAQCWKTLSEQGCKECLTKASRNAIGCLPSREGRGMDAGCYLRYSTVKFYNDPPKTIAGPSTWGKRVAIGSSVVAFSMLSLFAAYAFYARFKKSIQEQRKLARISHAYNKSYLYFKYEILEKATNYFDPRMKIGQGGAGSVYIGTLPDGKVIAVKRLFFSTSRWVEEFFNEVDLINGIQHKNLVKFLGCSIEGPESLLVYEFVPNKSLDHYLFDENRIKILSWKERFQIIIGTAEGIAFLHGGAGIRIVHRDIKSSNVLLDEDFSPKVADFGLARHFAEDRTHLSTELAGTLGYMAPEYLVKGQLTEKADVYSFGILVLEIVCGRKHNYASKDDSGSLLQTVWTFYQTDKLEELVDPCLKGNFPALEAWNVLKIGLLCGQASATSRPSMVEVVQMVTVPNCAIPEPNQPPFLNSNSSFPAANPSRS from the exons ATGCAGTTCTCGAGCgcaaattctgtttatttggcTTCAGGGCTGATCTTCGTCCTGAAATTTTTCCCATTCCTCTCATTTGCTAATCCTCAATTTCACGAAGCTGGCCTGATTTGTGGCCAGAATATAGCACCGATAAACACCAGCTACAACATTCCCCGTTCTTCTGAAGTGGTGGAAGAGATAGAATCTGAAGTGATGGGCGAGATAGAATCTCTTGTGATTAAAAACGGCTGGGGTCTTTATGCAGGGAACAAGACAAATATATCCTTCTATGCCTTAGCCCAATGTTACCAAGATCTTGCTCCGGTTGATTGCTATTTTTGCTACCTAACGAGTCGAGGTATTAGACATGAAGCTTGCGGCCGTGCAGCATCAGGTCGAGTTTATATGGACGGATGTTTCCTGCGTTTTGACAACTACAACTTCTTTGATGAAAGCGTTGATACAACAAAAGGTATATCAAATTGCAGCAGCCGATCAGCTGGTGTTCTGAGTGTCGAAGATGTAGAGAATTTTGGAAAGAATGTTGTAAAGTTGATTGATAAAGTAACTTCAGTTGCTTTGAAGAATGGAGGGTTTGCTGTAAAGGGGTTGAATGGAGTGTTTGGCTTGGCGCAGTGTTGGAAGACTTTAAGCGAACAAGGGTGTAAAGAATGTTTAACAAAGGCAAGTCGAAATGCTATAGGGTGTTTGCCTAGCCGGGAAGGCCGTGGGATGGATGCTGGCTGTTATTTGAGGTATTCGACTGTGAAATTCTATAATGACCCGCCTAAGACTATTGCAG GACCCTCAACATGGGGAAAAAGAGTGGCTATAGGCTCGTCTGTTGTGGCCTTCTCTATGCTCTCTCTTTTCGCTGCCTATGCATTCTACGCAAGATTCAAAAAATCCATTCAAG AACAGAGAAAATTAGCCCGAATTTCACATGCATACAACAAGTCATATTTGTACTTCAAATATGAAATCTTAGAGAAGGCAACAAACTATTTCGATCCCAGAATGAAAATAGGCCAAGGAGGAGCTGGTTCCGTATATATAGGAACTCTTCCGGATGGAAAAGTAATTGCTGTAAAGAGGTTGTTCTTTAGTACCAGTCGATGGGTTGAAGAGTTCTTCAATGAGGTGGATCTGATCAATGGAATTCAGCACAAAAACCTCGTCAAGTTTTTGGGTTGTAGCATTGAAGGTCCTGAGAGCTTGCTGGTTTACGAGTTTGTGCCCAACAAGAGCCTCGATCACTACCTCTTTG ATGAAAACAGAATTAAGATTCTAAGTTGGAAGGAGCGATTCCAAATTATAATTGGAACAGCCGAAGGGATAGCTTTTCTTCATGGAGGAGCCGGGATCAGAATTGTCCACAGGGACATAAAAAGCAGCAACGTGCTTCTTGATGAGGATTTTTCTCCTAAAGTTGCAGATTTTGGATTGGCTCGGCATTTTGCCGAGGACAGAACTCACCTTAGCACTGAACTTGCAGGGACTTT AGGATACATGGCTCCTGAATACCTTGTCAAAGGACAGCTCACGGAGAAGGCTGATGTATACAGTTTCGGCATCTTGGTTCTTGAGATCGTCTGTGGTAGAAAGCATAATTATGCTTCCAAGGACGACTCTGGCTCACTTCTGCAAACG GTTTGGACGTTTTACCAAACGGATAAACTCGAGGAATTAGTCGATCCTTGTTTGAAAGGGAATTTTCCAGCGCTAGAGGCATGGAATGTGCTTAAAATTGGGCTTTTGTGCGGTCAAGCTTCTGCTACTTCAAGACCATCTATGGTTGAAGTCGTTCAAATGGTTACAGTTCCTAATTGTGCCATTCCTGAACCAAATCAACCGCCATTTCTAAATTCTAACAGCAGTTTTCCGGCAGCCAATCCCAGCAGGTCCTGA
- the LOC113698108 gene encoding cysteine-rich receptor-like protein kinase 42 isoform X2 encodes MGTFLIKLVGIPSMNTKIGSSVECGNKDKRQFQFPALSWKDERRNTSYTLKIQLGNKTNISFYALAQCYQDLAPVDCYFCYLTSRGIRHEACGRAASGRVYMDGCFLRFDNYNFFDESVDTTKGISNCSSRSAGVLSVEDVENFGKNVVKLIDKVTSVALKNGGFAVKGLNGVFGLAQCWKTLSEQGCKECLTKASRNAIGCLPSREGRGMDAGCYLRYSTVKFYNDPPKTIAGPSTWGKRVAIGSSVVAFSMLSLFAAYAFYARFKKSIQEQRKLARISHAYNKSYLYFKYEILEKATNYFDPRMKIGQGGAGSVYIGTLPDGKVIAVKRLFFSTSRWVEEFFNEVDLINGIQHKNLVKFLGCSIEGPESLLVYEFVPNKSLDHYLFDENRIKILSWKERFQIIIGTAEGIAFLHGGAGIRIVHRDIKSSNVLLDEDFSPKVADFGLARHFAEDRTHLSTELAGTLGYMAPEYLVKGQLTEKADVYSFGILVLEIVCGRKHNYASKDDSGSLLQTVWTFYQTDKLEELVDPCLKGNFPALEAWNVLKIGLLCGQASATSRPSMVEVVQMVTVPNCAIPEPNQPPFLNSNSSFPAANPSRS; translated from the exons GAATGCGGGAATAAAGACAAAAGGCAGTTTCAGTTTCCTGCTTTAAGCTGGAAGGACGAACGGAGAAATACTTCATATACGTTGAAAATTCAACTAG GGAACAAGACAAATATATCCTTCTATGCCTTAGCCCAATGTTACCAAGATCTTGCTCCGGTTGATTGCTATTTTTGCTACCTAACGAGTCGAGGTATTAGACATGAAGCTTGCGGCCGTGCAGCATCAGGTCGAGTTTATATGGACGGATGTTTCCTGCGTTTTGACAACTACAACTTCTTTGATGAAAGCGTTGATACAACAAAAGGTATATCAAATTGCAGCAGCCGATCAGCTGGTGTTCTGAGTGTCGAAGATGTAGAGAATTTTGGAAAGAATGTTGTAAAGTTGATTGATAAAGTAACTTCAGTTGCTTTGAAGAATGGAGGGTTTGCTGTAAAGGGGTTGAATGGAGTGTTTGGCTTGGCGCAGTGTTGGAAGACTTTAAGCGAACAAGGGTGTAAAGAATGTTTAACAAAGGCAAGTCGAAATGCTATAGGGTGTTTGCCTAGCCGGGAAGGCCGTGGGATGGATGCTGGCTGTTATTTGAGGTATTCGACTGTGAAATTCTATAATGACCCGCCTAAGACTATTGCAG GACCCTCAACATGGGGAAAAAGAGTGGCTATAGGCTCGTCTGTTGTGGCCTTCTCTATGCTCTCTCTTTTCGCTGCCTATGCATTCTACGCAAGATTCAAAAAATCCATTCAAG AACAGAGAAAATTAGCCCGAATTTCACATGCATACAACAAGTCATATTTGTACTTCAAATATGAAATCTTAGAGAAGGCAACAAACTATTTCGATCCCAGAATGAAAATAGGCCAAGGAGGAGCTGGTTCCGTATATATAGGAACTCTTCCGGATGGAAAAGTAATTGCTGTAAAGAGGTTGTTCTTTAGTACCAGTCGATGGGTTGAAGAGTTCTTCAATGAGGTGGATCTGATCAATGGAATTCAGCACAAAAACCTCGTCAAGTTTTTGGGTTGTAGCATTGAAGGTCCTGAGAGCTTGCTGGTTTACGAGTTTGTGCCCAACAAGAGCCTCGATCACTACCTCTTTG ATGAAAACAGAATTAAGATTCTAAGTTGGAAGGAGCGATTCCAAATTATAATTGGAACAGCCGAAGGGATAGCTTTTCTTCATGGAGGAGCCGGGATCAGAATTGTCCACAGGGACATAAAAAGCAGCAACGTGCTTCTTGATGAGGATTTTTCTCCTAAAGTTGCAGATTTTGGATTGGCTCGGCATTTTGCCGAGGACAGAACTCACCTTAGCACTGAACTTGCAGGGACTTT AGGATACATGGCTCCTGAATACCTTGTCAAAGGACAGCTCACGGAGAAGGCTGATGTATACAGTTTCGGCATCTTGGTTCTTGAGATCGTCTGTGGTAGAAAGCATAATTATGCTTCCAAGGACGACTCTGGCTCACTTCTGCAAACG GTTTGGACGTTTTACCAAACGGATAAACTCGAGGAATTAGTCGATCCTTGTTTGAAAGGGAATTTTCCAGCGCTAGAGGCATGGAATGTGCTTAAAATTGGGCTTTTGTGCGGTCAAGCTTCTGCTACTTCAAGACCATCTATGGTTGAAGTCGTTCAAATGGTTACAGTTCCTAATTGTGCCATTCCTGAACCAAATCAACCGCCATTTCTAAATTCTAACAGCAGTTTTCCGGCAGCCAATCCCAGCAGGTCCTGA
- the LOC113699255 gene encoding MADS-box protein SVP, which produces MAREKIQIRKIDNATARQVTFSKRRRGLFKKAEELSVLCDADVALILFSSTGKLFEYSSSSMKEILERHNLHSKNLEKMEQPSLELQLVENSNCSRLSKEVAEKSHQLRQMRGEELQGLTVDDLQQLERSLEAGLNRVIEKKGEKIMKEINHLQRKGMQLMEENERLKQQVMEVSNGSGQMAADDSENVLYEEGQSSESVTNVCSSTGGPQDYESSDTSLKLGLPYSGRSEK; this is translated from the exons ATGGCTAGAGAGAAGATTCAGATCAGGAAAATCGATAACGCAACGGCCAGGCAGGTGACTTTCTCAAAGAGAAGAAGAGGACTTTTCAAGAAAGCTGAAGAACTTTCAGTTCTCTGCGATGCTGATGTTGCTCTCATCCTCTTCTCCTCCACTGGCAAGCTTTTTGAGTATTCCAGCTCCAG TATGAAGGAAATACTCGAAAGGCACAACTTACACTCGAAGAATCTTGAAAAAATGGAGCAGCCGTCGCTTGAGCTGCAG CTGGTGGAGAATAGCAATTGCTCTCGATTAAGCAAGGAAGTTGCTGAGAAAAGCCATCAACTGAG GCAAATGAGAGGAGAGGAGCTCCAAGGATTGACTGTTGATGATCTGCAGCAATTAGAGAGGTCGCTTGAAGCTGGATTGAACCGTGTGATAGAGAAAAAG GGCGAAAAGATAATGAAGGAAATTAATCACCTTCAGCGAAAG GGAATGCAACTAATGGAAGAGAATGAGCGTTTGAAGCAACAG GTGATGGAGGTATCCAATGGAAGCGGGCAAATGGCAGCAGATGATTCAGAGAACGTTCTGTACGAGGAAGGCCAATCATCTGAATCGGTTACTAACGTCTGCAGCTCTACCGGCGGTCCACAAGACTATGAAAGTTCTGATACCTCTCTCAAATTGGG GCTGCCATACTCAGGTCGATCGGAAAAGTAA
- the LOC113698108 gene encoding cysteine-rich receptor-like protein kinase 42 isoform X3 produces the protein MGEIESLVIKNGWGLYAGNKTNISFYALAQCYQDLAPVDCYFCYLTSRGIRHEACGRAASGRVYMDGCFLRFDNYNFFDESVDTTKGISNCSSRSAGVLSVEDVENFGKNVVKLIDKVTSVALKNGGFAVKGLNGVFGLAQCWKTLSEQGCKECLTKASRNAIGCLPSREGRGMDAGCYLRYSTVKFYNDPPKTIAGPSTWGKRVAIGSSVVAFSMLSLFAAYAFYARFKKSIQEQRKLARISHAYNKSYLYFKYEILEKATNYFDPRMKIGQGGAGSVYIGTLPDGKVIAVKRLFFSTSRWVEEFFNEVDLINGIQHKNLVKFLGCSIEGPESLLVYEFVPNKSLDHYLFDENRIKILSWKERFQIIIGTAEGIAFLHGGAGIRIVHRDIKSSNVLLDEDFSPKVADFGLARHFAEDRTHLSTELAGTLGYMAPEYLVKGQLTEKADVYSFGILVLEIVCGRKHNYASKDDSGSLLQTVWTFYQTDKLEELVDPCLKGNFPALEAWNVLKIGLLCGQASATSRPSMVEVVQMVTVPNCAIPEPNQPPFLNSNSSFPAANPSRS, from the exons ATGGGCGAGATAGAATCTCTTGTGATTAAAAACGGCTGGGGTCTTTATGCAGGGAACAAGACAAATATATCCTTCTATGCCTTAGCCCAATGTTACCAAGATCTTGCTCCGGTTGATTGCTATTTTTGCTACCTAACGAGTCGAGGTATTAGACATGAAGCTTGCGGCCGTGCAGCATCAGGTCGAGTTTATATGGACGGATGTTTCCTGCGTTTTGACAACTACAACTTCTTTGATGAAAGCGTTGATACAACAAAAGGTATATCAAATTGCAGCAGCCGATCAGCTGGTGTTCTGAGTGTCGAAGATGTAGAGAATTTTGGAAAGAATGTTGTAAAGTTGATTGATAAAGTAACTTCAGTTGCTTTGAAGAATGGAGGGTTTGCTGTAAAGGGGTTGAATGGAGTGTTTGGCTTGGCGCAGTGTTGGAAGACTTTAAGCGAACAAGGGTGTAAAGAATGTTTAACAAAGGCAAGTCGAAATGCTATAGGGTGTTTGCCTAGCCGGGAAGGCCGTGGGATGGATGCTGGCTGTTATTTGAGGTATTCGACTGTGAAATTCTATAATGACCCGCCTAAGACTATTGCAG GACCCTCAACATGGGGAAAAAGAGTGGCTATAGGCTCGTCTGTTGTGGCCTTCTCTATGCTCTCTCTTTTCGCTGCCTATGCATTCTACGCAAGATTCAAAAAATCCATTCAAG AACAGAGAAAATTAGCCCGAATTTCACATGCATACAACAAGTCATATTTGTACTTCAAATATGAAATCTTAGAGAAGGCAACAAACTATTTCGATCCCAGAATGAAAATAGGCCAAGGAGGAGCTGGTTCCGTATATATAGGAACTCTTCCGGATGGAAAAGTAATTGCTGTAAAGAGGTTGTTCTTTAGTACCAGTCGATGGGTTGAAGAGTTCTTCAATGAGGTGGATCTGATCAATGGAATTCAGCACAAAAACCTCGTCAAGTTTTTGGGTTGTAGCATTGAAGGTCCTGAGAGCTTGCTGGTTTACGAGTTTGTGCCCAACAAGAGCCTCGATCACTACCTCTTTG ATGAAAACAGAATTAAGATTCTAAGTTGGAAGGAGCGATTCCAAATTATAATTGGAACAGCCGAAGGGATAGCTTTTCTTCATGGAGGAGCCGGGATCAGAATTGTCCACAGGGACATAAAAAGCAGCAACGTGCTTCTTGATGAGGATTTTTCTCCTAAAGTTGCAGATTTTGGATTGGCTCGGCATTTTGCCGAGGACAGAACTCACCTTAGCACTGAACTTGCAGGGACTTT AGGATACATGGCTCCTGAATACCTTGTCAAAGGACAGCTCACGGAGAAGGCTGATGTATACAGTTTCGGCATCTTGGTTCTTGAGATCGTCTGTGGTAGAAAGCATAATTATGCTTCCAAGGACGACTCTGGCTCACTTCTGCAAACG GTTTGGACGTTTTACCAAACGGATAAACTCGAGGAATTAGTCGATCCTTGTTTGAAAGGGAATTTTCCAGCGCTAGAGGCATGGAATGTGCTTAAAATTGGGCTTTTGTGCGGTCAAGCTTCTGCTACTTCAAGACCATCTATGGTTGAAGTCGTTCAAATGGTTACAGTTCCTAATTGTGCCATTCCTGAACCAAATCAACCGCCATTTCTAAATTCTAACAGCAGTTTTCCGGCAGCCAATCCCAGCAGGTCCTGA